The genomic region TTTTCTATATCTTCTATTAAATCATCAGAATTTTCAATTCCAGCAGATAGCCTTATTAAATTATCAACTATTCCTATTGTTTCTCTAATTTCCTTTGGTATTGCTGCATGGGTCATTGAAGCTGGATGGCAGACTAAGGATTCAACTCCTCCTAAGCTTTCTGCAAAGGTGATTATTTTAAGGCTTTCAAAGAATTTTTTATAATCATATCCTTCCTTTAAAACAAAGGATATCATTCCACCATAGCCCTTAGCTTGTCTTGATTGAACCTCATAACCTGGATGTTCTTTAAAGCCTGGATAATATACCTTTTCTATTTCTTCCCTATCTCTTAAAAACTCTGCAATTTTCTTTGCATTTTCATTGTGTCTGTCCATTCTAACTGCAAGGGTTTTTATTCCCTTTATAAGCATAAAGGAATCAAAAGGTGATAATATCCCTCCTGTTGAATTTTGAATAAAATGAACTTTCTCTCCTAACTCCTTACTGTTAACAACAACTAAACCAGATACTGTATCACTATGTCCTCCAATATATTTGGTAGCACTATGAATAACAATATCAGCTCCAAGTTTAATTGGTTTTTGAAGATACGGGGTCATAAAAGTATTATCAACAATAGTTAATATTCCAAATTCCTTAGCTATCTTAGAAACTTCCGCTATATCAGTTACATCCATTAAAGGATTAGTTGGACTTTCTATGAAAATTGCTTTTACCCTTTCGTCAATATTTTTCCTTACTTCTTCTAAATTAGAAGTATTAACTATTTTATATTTAATTTCAAAATTCTTAAAAACCTTATCTATAACTCTAAAAGTTCCGCCATATAAATTATTTGAAATAATTATTTTATCTCCAGACTTAAAAAGAGATAATACTGCAGTAGTAGCTGCCATTCCAGAGGCAAAAGCAAAGCCTCTATAGCCTTCTTCAAGATCTGAAATTAATTT from Clostridium isatidis harbors:
- a CDS encoding trans-sulfuration enzyme family protein, which codes for MKIESLLIHGGIDGDERTGAVNVPIYQTSTYKQPKFGVNKGYEYSRTGNPTREALEKLISDLEEGYRGFAFASGMAATTAVLSLFKSGDKIIISNNLYGGTFRVIDKVFKNFEIKYKIVNTSNLEEVRKNIDERVKAIFIESPTNPLMDVTDIAEVSKIAKEFGILTIVDNTFMTPYLQKPIKLGADIVIHSATKYIGGHSDTVSGLVVVNSKELGEKVHFIQNSTGGILSPFDSFMLIKGIKTLAVRMDRHNENAKKIAEFLRDREEIEKVYYPGFKEHPGYEVQSRQAKGYGGMISFVLKEGYDYKKFFESLKIITFAESLGGVESLVCHPASMTHAAIPKEIRETIGIVDNLIRLSAGIENSDDLIEDIENALKESK